A single Fusobacterium hominis DNA region contains:
- the nfo gene encoding deoxyribonuclease IV, giving the protein MIKNNNKYIGAHVSVQGGVANAFENADKIGAKAFALFTKNQRRWDSKPYTQEEIEAFKSKLKESQITPDFILPHNSYLQNLGSPDEEKRLKSLNSFIDEMERCHQLGLKYINIHPGSHLKEISPDECIELIAKSINTAMSKVPDIIIVLETTAGQGSNIGSKFEEIAKIINLVDNKNRIGVCIDTCHILAAGYELKDKESYEKTMSEFERIIGFKYLKAVHLNDSKFDTNSKKDRHESIGKGVLGENFFIRFMNDDRFNNIPIILETIDSEIWKQEIEFLYSLIGKGE; this is encoded by the coding sequence ATGATAAAAAATAATAACAAATATATAGGTGCTCATGTATCTGTTCAAGGTGGAGTAGCTAACGCATTTGAAAATGCAGATAAAATAGGAGCAAAAGCATTTGCTTTATTTACAAAAAATCAAAGAAGATGGGATTCTAAACCATATACGCAAGAAGAAATTGAAGCTTTTAAAAGCAAGTTGAAAGAGTCACAAATAACACCAGATTTTATATTGCCACATAATAGTTATCTTCAAAACTTAGGTAGTCCTGATGAAGAAAAAAGACTCAAATCATTAAATTCATTTATTGATGAGATGGAAAGATGCCATCAACTTGGTTTAAAATATATAAACATCCATCCAGGAAGTCATCTAAAAGAGATTTCACCTGATGAATGTATAGAATTAATTGCTAAAAGTATAAATACGGCAATGAGCAAAGTTCCAGATATCATAATTGTTTTAGAAACTACTGCTGGACAAGGAAGTAATATTGGAAGTAAATTTGAAGAAATAGCTAAAATTATTAATTTGGTAGATAATAAAAACAGAATAGGTGTTTGTATTGACACGTGTCATATTCTAGCTGCAGGATACGAGCTAAAAGACAAAGAAAGCTATGAAAAAACAATGTCTGAATTTGAAAGAATAATAGGTTTTAAATATTTAAAAGCTGTTCATCTAAATGATAGTAAATTTGATACAAACTCAAAAAAAGATAGACACGAAAGTATTGGAAAAGGTGTATTAGGAGAAAATTTCTTTATAAGATTTATGAATGATGATAGATTTAATAATATACCTATTATTTTAGAAACTATTGATAGTGAAATATGGAAGCAAGAAATAGAATTTTTATATAGTTTAATTGGTAAGGGGGAATAA
- a CDS encoding nitroreductase family protein, with protein sequence MDFMTRRSIRKYSQKQVEKDKIDDIIRVALTAPTGRNSRATHFIVVDNKEDIKELSQIREHGSQFVENAPLVIAVIGEKDKSTTILADCSIAAFAIQLKAHELGLGSCWVHVHDRKSPNGKPCEDVIKEKFNVPNNYTVMCLIAIGYPEETKPAHELKEEDYKRVCYNTYKEN encoded by the coding sequence ATGGATTTTATGACTAGAAGAAGTATCAGAAAGTATTCACAAAAACAAGTAGAAAAAGACAAAATAGATGATATTATAAGAGTAGCTTTAACTGCACCTACTGGTAGAAATAGTCGTGCTACACATTTTATAGTAGTTGATAATAAAGAGGATATAAAAGAATTATCACAAATTAGAGAACATGGTTCACAATTTGTAGAAAATGCTCCTTTAGTTATAGCTGTAATAGGAGAAAAGGATAAATCAACAACTATTTTAGCAGATTGTTCAATTGCAGCTTTTGCTATTCAATTAAAAGCTCACGAACTAGGATTAGGAAGTTGTTGGGTTCATGTACATGACAGAAAATCTCCTAATGGAAAGCCTTGTGAAGATGTCATAAAAGAAAAGTTTAATGTTCCTAATAACTATACTGTTATGTGTTTAATAGCTATTGGATATCCCGAAGAAACAAAACCAGCTCATGAGTTAAAAGAAGAGGATTACAAACGTGTTTGTTATAACACATATAAAGAAAACTAA
- a CDS encoding MFS transporter yields the protein MTKNVNFKKWLTFVVLVIGGGTVFKLSSLKDAFYVPMQEFMGLTHTQIGAALSVYGLVQTIGNFASIYLSDRFSKRIMISGSLVGIGIIGIYISTFPPYMGILVAWGLLSLFGEVLYWPVLLKAIRLLGTDKEQGRLFGFLEAGRGVVDTIVAFSALGIFALLGKGSAALRGAILFYSAVVIIIGVVSYIMLEDDKVKAADGEKVNKNKLAFDGVIQAIKMPEIWVVSLTIASIYSVYCGLTYFIPFLKDVYGMPVTLVGAYGIINQYGLKMVGGPVGGMLVDKKFGSATKFLRVALVVAAVAMFVFTLLPHESLNVYAGMACTLGFGAIIFSMRAVFFAPIDEIRVPRNISGAAMSIACIFGYCPQMFAFTLYGSILDKHPGFAGYKMVFYLMIGFAILGIVITTLLLKMIKKRQALVDAE from the coding sequence ATGACAAAAAATGTAAATTTTAAAAAATGGCTTACATTTGTAGTGCTAGTTATAGGTGGAGGAACAGTATTTAAACTTTCTTCACTAAAGGACGCTTTCTATGTTCCTATGCAAGAATTCATGGGACTTACTCATACACAGATAGGGGCTGCTCTTTCTGTATATGGACTTGTACAAACTATTGGAAACTTTGCTTCAATCTATCTATCAGACAGATTTTCTAAGAGAATTATGATATCTGGTTCACTTGTTGGAATTGGAATAATCGGTATTTATATCTCAACTTTCCCTCCATATATGGGAATCTTAGTTGCATGGGGTCTACTATCTTTATTTGGTGAAGTTTTATACTGGCCAGTACTTCTTAAAGCTATCAGATTACTTGGAACTGATAAAGAACAAGGAAGACTATTTGGATTCTTAGAAGCAGGAAGAGGAGTTGTTGATACAATTGTTGCTTTCAGTGCTCTTGGAATTTTCGCTCTATTAGGAAAAGGATCAGCTGCTTTAAGAGGAGCAATCCTATTTTACTCAGCTGTTGTTATAATAATCGGTGTTGTATCTTACATAATGCTAGAAGATGACAAGGTAAAAGCAGCAGATGGAGAAAAGGTTAATAAAAACAAACTTGCTTTTGACGGAGTTATTCAAGCTATAAAAATGCCAGAAATCTGGGTTGTATCTTTAACAATTGCATCAATCTATTCAGTTTACTGTGGACTTACTTACTTCATTCCATTCTTAAAAGATGTTTATGGAATGCCAGTAACACTTGTTGGAGCATATGGAATCATCAACCAATATGGACTTAAAATGGTTGGAGGACCTGTTGGAGGAATGCTTGTTGACAAGAAATTTGGTTCAGCAACTAAGTTCTTAAGAGTTGCACTAGTAGTAGCAGCTGTAGCAATGTTTGTATTTACACTATTACCTCATGAATCATTAAATGTTTATGCTGGAATGGCTTGTACATTAGGATTTGGTGCAATAATATTCAGTATGAGAGCTGTTTTCTTTGCACCAATTGATGAAATCAGAGTTCCTAGAAATATAAGTGGAGCTGCAATGTCTATAGCTTGTATCTTTGGATACTGTCCACAAATGTTTGCATTCACATTATATGGAAGCATACTTGATAAACACCCTGGATTTGCAGGATATAAAATGGTATTCTATCTAATGATTGGATTTGCTATTTTAGGAATTGTAATTACAACACTACTTCTAAAAATGATAAAGAAAAGACAAGCATTAGTTGATGCTGAATAA
- a CDS encoding sugar phosphate isomerase/epimerase family protein, with protein sequence MLKLGLETESLHLWLQNKRMDIFGFIETAHELGLDGVQINIIKDFGLDEKWGALGSASDEHLRKIRKMLYDYRMYIELDMRNLDYDRIMEVLEVANKLGVEIIRSYIPIKPSKTIKSDTGAEGAYDFAKVRCDFDETSYTEGIEKLRRVLPLLKKYRIKLALENHEYETSEELVNVVKKIDSPWVGLLYDFGNSMMAWEEPVKAAENMAPYCFSTHFKDHIIIEEPNDKYGYVVCGVPAGEGNIDLKTCFDIMMEKSSLTRINIENCYPYCAQFKRSVGTGGVTELGKGAFTIRKHPYDYNIIKPAQYYYPQEISNELLEKMLIDQMEGVKTTVKYLKALRDQYTNK encoded by the coding sequence ATGTTAAAATTAGGTTTAGAAACAGAAAGTTTACATCTTTGGTTACAAAATAAGAGAATGGATATATTCGGATTTATAGAAACTGCTCACGAGTTAGGGCTTGATGGAGTACAGATAAATATAATAAAAGACTTTGGACTTGATGAAAAATGGGGAGCTTTAGGAAGTGCCTCAGATGAACACTTGAGAAAGATAAGAAAAATGTTATATGATTACAGAATGTATATTGAGTTAGATATGAGAAACTTGGATTATGATAGAATAATGGAAGTTTTAGAAGTAGCTAACAAACTTGGTGTAGAAATAATCAGATCTTATATTCCTATAAAACCATCAAAAACTATAAAAAGTGATACAGGTGCTGAAGGAGCATATGACTTTGCAAAAGTTAGATGTGACTTTGATGAGACATCTTACACAGAGGGAATTGAAAAATTAAGAAGAGTACTTCCATTACTAAAAAAATACAGAATAAAACTGGCATTGGAAAACCATGAGTATGAAACATCTGAAGAGCTTGTAAATGTTGTCAAAAAAATAGATTCTCCTTGGGTAGGATTACTATATGACTTTGGTAACTCAATGATGGCTTGGGAAGAACCAGTTAAAGCAGCTGAAAATATGGCACCTTACTGTTTCTCAACTCACTTCAAAGACCATATAATAATTGAAGAACCAAATGACAAATATGGTTATGTAGTGTGTGGAGTACCAGCAGGAGAGGGAAATATAGATCTGAAGACTTGCTTTGATATTATGATGGAAAAATCAAGTTTAACAAGAATCAATATTGAAAACTGCTATCCTTACTGTGCACAATTCAAAAGATCAGTAGGTACTGGAGGAGTAACAGAGTTAGGAAAAGGAGCTTTTACTATAAGAAAGCACCCTTATGACTACAACATTATTAAACCAGCACAATATTACTACCCACAAGAAATATCAAATGAACTGCTAGAAAAGATGTTAATTGATCAGATGGAAGGAGTTAAAACTACTGTTAAGTATTTAAAAGCTCTAAGAGATCAATATACAAACAAGTAA
- a CDS encoding alanine/glycine:cation symporter family protein, with protein sequence MKNLELILEKISGLIWGNFLILGLLGIGLFFTILTKGIQFRGFPLAIKELIASIQGKNHERGEGTLSSFQALCTALSSCVGNGNIVGVGTAIASGGPGAVFWMWIAGVVGMATKYAEIVLGIIYREKSEDGTYVGGPMYYLAKGLKLKKIAFLFALLMFLQICGGALIQSNAVSIVMKDVFDIKPLTAGISMSIVIFLIVAGGVRRLGKVAEKLIPFMTMIYFFGGLVIIFLHINHLPHVIMSILESAFRTEAVGGGILGYGIKRAVRYGVARGLYSNEAGEGSAPVLHSAAITDHPARQGLFGLLEVFIDTVIICSLTSFIVLTSGVIEQDISPAVYVITAFGNIHPIFRYIIGISMVLFAFSTVLSQWYFGNVTLTYMFNSRVANLFKYVFCCLAIVGSLSSLKIVWDFQDVILGFMVIPNIVALLLLSKQIKTATDEFFIKVRKEQ encoded by the coding sequence ATGAAGAATTTAGAACTTATACTAGAAAAAATATCAGGACTGATTTGGGGAAACTTTTTGATTTTAGGGCTTCTAGGTATTGGACTTTTCTTTACTATATTAACAAAGGGGATTCAATTTAGAGGATTTCCACTTGCTATAAAAGAACTTATCGCATCAATACAAGGAAAAAATCATGAAAGAGGAGAAGGAACACTTTCTTCATTTCAGGCTCTTTGCACTGCTCTAAGTAGTTGTGTAGGTAATGGTAATATAGTAGGAGTAGGAACTGCTATTGCAAGTGGAGGACCTGGAGCTGTTTTCTGGATGTGGATTGCTGGAGTTGTTGGAATGGCAACTAAATATGCAGAGATAGTTTTAGGAATAATATATAGAGAGAAATCAGAAGATGGAACCTATGTTGGGGGACCAATGTACTATCTAGCTAAAGGGTTAAAACTAAAAAAGATTGCCTTTTTATTTGCCCTTTTGATGTTTCTTCAAATATGTGGTGGAGCTCTTATCCAATCAAATGCTGTTTCTATAGTTATGAAAGATGTATTTGATATAAAGCCTCTTACAGCTGGAATATCTATGTCTATAGTTATATTCCTTATAGTTGCAGGAGGAGTTAGAAGACTTGGGAAGGTTGCTGAAAAACTTATCCCATTTATGACAATGATTTACTTCTTTGGAGGATTGGTAATAATATTTTTGCACATAAATCACCTTCCTCATGTTATAATGAGTATATTGGAAAGTGCCTTTAGAACAGAAGCTGTTGGTGGAGGAATTTTAGGTTATGGAATAAAAAGAGCTGTAAGATATGGGGTAGCAAGAGGGCTTTATTCAAATGAAGCTGGAGAAGGAAGTGCACCTGTACTACACTCAGCAGCTATAACTGACCATCCAGCAAGACAAGGGTTATTTGGATTATTGGAAGTTTTTATAGATACTGTAATAATATGTTCACTTACATCATTTATAGTTCTGACTTCTGGAGTAATAGAACAGGATATTTCTCCTGCTGTATATGTAATAACTGCCTTTGGTAATATCCACCCAATATTCAGATATATTATTGGAATAAGTATGGTACTCTTTGCTTTTTCAACTGTACTCTCTCAATGGTATTTTGGAAATGTAACTTTAACCTATATGTTTAATAGCAGGGTAGCAAATCTGTTTAAATATGTGTTCTGCTGCTTAGCTATTGTAGGTTCTTTAAGTTCTCTTAAAATAGTATGGGATTTCCAGGATGTTATTCTTGGATTTATGGTAATACCAAACATAGTCGCTTTACTTCTATTGAGCAAACAAATAAAAACTGCAACTGATGAATTTTTTATCAAAGTAAGAAAGGAACAATGA
- a CDS encoding DeoR/GlpR family DNA-binding transcription regulator, whose protein sequence is MMLANDRQNKILEIITRDGSVKTSQLVDVFEVSLETIRRDFDALEKQGYLEKVYGGAILKEDKNRNITYSFRKNKNVPEKQELAKHAINTINDGDTIALNAGTTNLEIAKLMKDRFSRLTVITNSLMIANELAEIKGINLILAGGIYNKNEYAFLGEVTARFFQNFSVDKAFICVGGISLKIGITDYLIDEVLVEKKIIEIAEQVYILADSSKIDSNTLIKVADLKKDMVIITDSKLGENVKDKYNKKGIDIIN, encoded by the coding sequence ATGATGTTAGCAAATGATAGACAAAATAAGATATTAGAAATAATAACAAGAGATGGAAGTGTCAAAACCTCTCAACTGGTTGATGTATTTGAGGTTTCATTAGAAACAATAAGAAGAGATTTTGATGCTCTTGAAAAACAGGGGTATTTAGAAAAAGTATATGGAGGGGCTATTCTTAAAGAGGATAAAAATAGAAATATTACATACTCTTTCAGAAAGAATAAAAATGTCCCAGAAAAACAGGAACTTGCAAAACATGCTATAAATACAATAAATGATGGTGATACTATAGCTCTCAATGCAGGTACTACAAACCTTGAAATAGCAAAACTTATGAAAGATAGATTCTCACGTCTTACTGTTATAACAAACTCTTTAATGATAGCAAATGAGCTAGCTGAAATAAAAGGAATAAATCTTATCCTTGCTGGTGGAATATATAATAAAAATGAATACGCTTTTTTAGGTGAGGTAACTGCAAGATTTTTTCAAAACTTCTCTGTAGATAAAGCCTTTATATGTGTGGGAGGAATATCACTTAAGATAGGGATTACAGACTATCTGATAGATGAGGTATTAGTAGAGAAAAAAATAATAGAGATTGCAGAGCAGGTATATATTCTTGCTGACTCGAGTAAGATAGACAGCAATACTTTAATCAAAGTTGCTGACCTTAAAAAGGATATGGTCATAATAACAGATTCGAAATTGGGAGAAAATGTTAAAGATAAGTATAATAAAAAAGGAATAGATATTATCAATTAA